In Streptomyces sp. TLI_146, the genomic stretch GAGGACGAGCCCTTGCTGGCAGAAGCGATCCGGGACGGGCTGCGCCTGGAAGCGATCGCCGCCGACCTCGCAGGCGACGGAGACACCGCTCTGGAACTGCTGAGCATCAACACCTACGACATCGCCGTTCTCGACCGCGACATCCCCGGGCCGTCGGGTGACGAGATCGCCGGGCGCATCGTCGCCTCCGGCAGCGGTATGCCGATCCTCATGCTCACCGCCGCCGACCGCATGGACGACAAGGCCTCCGGGTTCGCACTCGGCGCCGACGACTACCTCACTAAACCCTTCGAGCTGCGAGAGCTGGTGCTCAGGCTGCGAGCGCTCGACCGCAGGCGCGCCCACAGCAGACCGCCCGTGCGGGAACTCGCGGGGCTGCGGGTGGACCCGTTCCGCCGAGAGGTCTACCGAGGCGGCCGCTTCGTCGCGCTGACCAGGAAGCAGTTCGCCGTGCTCGATGTCCTCGTCGCCGCCGAAGGCGGGGTCGTCAGCGCCGAGGAACTCCTGGAGCGTGCCTGGGACGAGAACGCCGACCCGTTCACCAACGCCGTACGCATCACCGTCTCGGCCCTGCGCAAGCGGCTCGGCGAACCGTGGATCATCGCCACGGTGCCCGGCGTCGGCTACCGCATCGACGCCCCGCCGCAGCCCGGACCCGGGGGAGACGCGCGTGGATAGGGCGCCCGGGGTGAGCGTGCGCCTCAAACTCACCCTCAGCTACGCCGGATTCCTGATGGTGGCCGGCATTCTGCTGCTCGGAGCGGTATGGGTGTTCCTCCTGCGGTACGTTCCCGACCGCGCGATGCTCATCAACCCCGATGACGAGTTCTCGGGTGGTGTCTTTCCCGTCCGCTCGGCCCTCCTGGACGTCTTCGCCCCCAGGGCGGCCGCGGTGCTGGCGTTCCTGCTGCTCTTCGGCCTCGTGGGAGGGTGGATCCTCGCCGGGCGCATGCTCGCCCCGCTGACCCGCATCGCCGATGCCACCCGCACGGCCACCCATGGATCGCTTTCCCACCGCATCCGGCTGCCGGGCCGCAAGGACGAGTTCCGCGAACTCGCCGACGCCTTCGACGTCATGCTCGAACGCCTCGAAGCACACGTCGCCGAACAGCAGCGGTTCGCCGCCAACGCTTCTCACGAGCTGCGTACCCCGCTGGCGATCTCCAAGGCCCTCCTCGACGTGGCCCGCACCGATCCCCAACGCGACACCGCCGAACTCCTCGAACGCCTCCAGGCGGTCAACACCCGGGCGATCGACCTCACCGAGGCACTGCTCCTGCTCAGCCGGGCCGACCAGCGGTCCTTCACCCCAGAGCTCGTCGACCTGTCCCTCCTGGCGGAGGAGGCCACCGAAACACTCCTGCCTCTCGCAGACCGGCGCGACGTCACCATCGAGACCAGTGGCGACATCACCCCCACGACCGGATCGCCCACGCTCCTGCTGCAGCTGACCACGAACCTCGTGCACAACGCGATCGTCCACAACCTGCCCGAACAGGGGACCCTATGGGTCACCACCACCCTCCGCCCCGAGAGCGTGGTGCTCACCGTCGAGAACACCGGTGAGCAGGTCACGGCGGAGCGGGCCGCGACCCTCACCGAACCGTTCCAGCGCGGCACCGAACGCGTACACACCGATCACGCCGGTGTCGGTCTCGGCCTGGCCATCGTCAAGACCATCACCCACGCACACAACGGAACCCTCACCCTCACTCCGCGCCCCGCCGGAGGGATCCGCGTCACGGTGGAACTCCCCGCGACCGGGGCGCATACCGACGCGGGGTGAGGCGGTGGGGCAGCGGGGGCGGGGGAGGGGGCCGGCTCGCGTCGCCCGGCCATGAGCCGCGTCCCGGCCCGTGGCCTCTGCTCTTGGACAGAGACCGCACCGCTTCCCTATGCCTTTGGAAGAGCGCAAAGCCGTCTCCCAGGCTGACGCCTGCGCGTACGCGAGCGCTGAGGATGGATGTGTTGCCAGGCCACTACCAAAACCACCACAACCACAAGGAGCCCCCCATGAGCACCCCTGAGAGCGCGTCCTCCACTCGGCCGACCGATGGCCCCTCGCGCACGGAGATTGTCCTGGGCAGGACGCTGTGGAGCGTCGGTGCGGTGGTCTCCGCCCTGTCCGTACTTCTCCTGGTCGGTGCCTGCGCCACGGACACGGCAGCGGGTGAGTCGTGGCAGCCCGCCGGAGTGCTCGGGATGATCGGACTCCTCCTCGGCGCGACGATCCTGGCCGTCGCGGTGGTGGCCCGACGGGTCACGAGGAAGCCGACGCACCAGTAGAGCGGGTGGCGGCGCGGTGAGTGCGGCTGAGAGGTCGTGATCGGCGGCAACTCGCCGCGCCCGTAGGGAGGGTGACCGTCCCGGGTCGGATAGAGCTCGCAGGGTCGTTAGACAGCCGAACGGTTTCCTTACGTAATCCTTAGACATGGGAAAGACCTACGAACGCATCGACGGCCGCCTGCGCACCTTCATAGAGCAGCAGCCGATCTTCTTCACCGCGACCGCTCCGCTGACCGGCGACGGCACGGTCAACCTCTCCCCGAAGGGCCTCAAGGGCTCCTTCGTGGTGCTCGACGAGGAGCGGGTCGCCTACCTGGACTTCGCCGGCAGCACCGCGGAGACGATCGCGCACCTGCGGGAGAACGGCCGGATCACACTGATGTGGTGTGCCTTCCAGGGGCCGCCCAACATCGTTCGCGTACACGGCCGGGGCGAACCGGTCTTCCGCGACGACGCGCGCTTCACGCAACTGCTCGCACACTTCCCGGACATCGACCCGGCCCTGCACGGGCTGCGCGCGATCATCGTGGTGACGGCCGAACTCGTCCGTGACTCCTGCGGGTACGCGGTGCCCTTCATGTCGTACGACGAGGAGCGCGACCTGCACGGCAAGCGCTTCTGCCGTGAGGACGACGCGTCGCTGAGCGCGTACTTCGCCAAGAAGGAGCACATCGCGCAGAGCATCGACGGCCTGCCCGGGCTGCCCCTCCCGCTGCCGCCCAGCACCTTCTGAGGCCGGTTCGCGTCGGGGGCTGTCGGTGGTTCATCGGCGATGTGTCGGTGGCCGCTGAGACGGTGGTCAGTGGTTGCCGGTCGACGGCAGCCGTCGTCACCAGCAAGGGAGCCCCGTTGTGACGCCGTCCGCCCCCTCCTCCGTCCCGCCCTTCCCGCCGTGGAACGTGCACCGGCTGCCGCGTGCAGACGGCAGTGTCTTCCTGGTCACCGGCGGCAACGCCGGGATCGGCTACTTCGTCGCGGAGCAGTTGTCGGCAACCGGAGCAACCGTCGTACTCGGCAGCCGCGATCCGGCGAAGGCCGAAAGGGCCACGGCGTCGATACGCGGACGTGTGGCCGGGGCGCGGGTGCGGGCCGTACGGCTGGACCTCGCCGACCTCCCGTCGCTGCGCGCCGTCGCGGACTCGCTGGAGGTGAAACGCCTCGACGCGGTGGTCCACAACGCGGGCGTCGCGCTCGACGACCCGCCGCGCCAGGAGACCGGGGACGGACACGAGCTCATGTTCGGCACCAACCACCTCGGGCACTTCGCGTTGACCCGGTGGCTGATGCCGTTGCTGTCGGCGGCTCCGGCGGCCCGTGTGGTGACCATGGGCAGCTTCGCGGCGAAGTCCGAGCGGCTCGACCTGGACGACCTGGAGTCGCGGCAGGACTACCGGCCCAAGCGCACCTACGGTCGGTCCAAGCTGGCACAGATGTACTTCGGCGTCGACCTCGACCGCCGCCTGCGTGCTGTGGGCAGCACGGTGACGAGCGTGGTGGTCCACCCCGGCGGCGCGCTGGACTCCCTCACCCCTTCGCGGCCGCCCCTCCATGTGCGGGGGACCGGCGCGCGGCTGGGCGCGGCACCCGCTGCCCTTCTCCTCCAGGGCAAGCACGCCGGTGCGTGGCCGGCCGTCCGCGCGGTGCTCGACCCGGCCGTGCGCGGGGGGCGACTGTGGGGACCGCGTGTCTTCGGCCTGCGCGGTGAGCCCCGACCCGAACCGCTGTGGAACCACCTGGCCGACTCCTTTGTCGCGGCGCGGCTGTGGGACGTGAGTCGTGAGCTGACCGGCGTCGAGCCGCGTGTCACCCCCGGACAGCTCCAGGACCCCACCGACGGTGCTGCAGCACCTCCCCGGCCCCGGTCGTAAAGCAGCGCGGACTAGGCACCATCCGAGCGGCCATCCCGCTACGGCCGATGCCGCCCTGGAGTGGCCTGCCGCTGAGCGATATCGGTCACCTCCTCCCGGCTTCCTCACGGCCCGGCGGTCACAGGCCGCCGGGCACGCCACCGCCGAACAGCTTGCCGACCGGGCGATGACCCCGAGGCCGCGGGAGGCCGCTCGACGTCACGCTCCTCAATCCCAGCATGGCTGTCGGCTCCGGTGCACTCATCAGCAGCGTCCGCGACCTCGGCCGCTTCTACGCTGCACTGCTCGGCGGCGAACTACTACCCCCAGCGCGGCTCGCCGAGATGACCACCACCGTCCCGTCGCCCGGACTCGGCATCGACGGCGCACGGTACGGACTCGGCCTCGCCGAACTGCCGCTCCCCGGCGGTGGCAGCTACTACTCCCACTTCGGCGAACTACTCGGCTACCACGCCTGGGCAGGCGTCACGGCAGACGGTTCGCGGACGGCGGTCGTGTACGTCACCGGAGATGGCACCAAAGCGACTATCGGCGCGATGTCTGCGCTGATCAAGGGCGGCGTCGGCGGCACGCTCTGAAGCCGGGCACGCACTTGACCGGTGGGTGTTGTGCCGGGTCCTGGCGCCGTCCCTCTTCCCGTCATGGAGTTGCCGCGTGAGGAGGCTTGAGACAGCCGCCGTTTAGCCTCCCCGTACTTCGCATCAGGATCGGGTACAGCCGAAGCCGAGTGCGCTTTCGTCCTGCTGGCCGACCAGAAGATCTGTCCTCGGGTGCGAGGTCGTGCCGCATACCGGTGCGGTTCAGCTGACCGGTGCTCAGCAGGACCCACACGCGTTCCGCTCCGGGCAAGGCATCCTCACACCACAGCGTTACCGTGAGGTCGACAAGTCCGGCTGCGCGAGCCGAGGACGTGACGCCGGTGACGGTGACCTCGTCGACGAAGTAGGTCCCCATGGTGGCACCGTCGCCGTCGAGGAGGTCGAACCAGGCGTTCCCCGCCATGGCACGACGAAGACCGGCATGAGCGACGCTCGGCAAGGCTTTGGCGGCGTTCGCACATCCGCAGGTCGGGGCCGAAGCCGGGCTGGTGCAGTACCTCGGCGTCGGACGCACGGCGGGTGAGGGCGATCACTTACTCGGTGTCGCCGCCGTCCGCTTGGCCGCCGCTTCGCGATCGTCGTGATCCCGCCCGCTACGGCCGGTCTGCGGTGGACGCGTTGAGTACGTCCGTGTCCCTGCCCAGGGCTGTGGCCTGCTGCCTTGTGGTGGCCTCGGGCTCGGGCTCGGCGGACCAGTGGGGCTGCGGGG encodes the following:
- a CDS encoding SDR family NAD(P)-dependent oxidoreductase gives rise to the protein MTPSAPSSVPPFPPWNVHRLPRADGSVFLVTGGNAGIGYFVAEQLSATGATVVLGSRDPAKAERATASIRGRVAGARVRAVRLDLADLPSLRAVADSLEVKRLDAVVHNAGVALDDPPRQETGDGHELMFGTNHLGHFALTRWLMPLLSAAPAARVVTMGSFAAKSERLDLDDLESRQDYRPKRTYGRSKLAQMYFGVDLDRRLRAVGSTVTSVVVHPGGALDSLTPSRPPLHVRGTGARLGAAPAALLLQGKHAGAWPAVRAVLDPAVRGGRLWGPRVFGLRGEPRPEPLWNHLADSFVAARLWDVSRELTGVEPRVTPGQLQDPTDGAAAPPRPRS
- a CDS encoding pyridoxamine 5'-phosphate oxidase family protein → MGKTYERIDGRLRTFIEQQPIFFTATAPLTGDGTVNLSPKGLKGSFVVLDEERVAYLDFAGSTAETIAHLRENGRITLMWCAFQGPPNIVRVHGRGEPVFRDDARFTQLLAHFPDIDPALHGLRAIIVVTAELVRDSCGYAVPFMSYDEERDLHGKRFCREDDASLSAYFAKKEHIAQSIDGLPGLPLPLPPSTF
- a CDS encoding response regulator transcription factor, with the translated sequence MRVLIVEDEPLLAEAIRDGLRLEAIAADLAGDGDTALELLSINTYDIAVLDRDIPGPSGDEIAGRIVASGSGMPILMLTAADRMDDKASGFALGADDYLTKPFELRELVLRLRALDRRRAHSRPPVRELAGLRVDPFRREVYRGGRFVALTRKQFAVLDVLVAAEGGVVSAEELLERAWDENADPFTNAVRITVSALRKRLGEPWIIATVPGVGYRIDAPPQPGPGGDARG
- a CDS encoding HAMP domain-containing sensor histidine kinase; amino-acid sequence: MSVRLKLTLSYAGFLMVAGILLLGAVWVFLLRYVPDRAMLINPDDEFSGGVFPVRSALLDVFAPRAAAVLAFLLLFGLVGGWILAGRMLAPLTRIADATRTATHGSLSHRIRLPGRKDEFRELADAFDVMLERLEAHVAEQQRFAANASHELRTPLAISKALLDVARTDPQRDTAELLERLQAVNTRAIDLTEALLLLSRADQRSFTPELVDLSLLAEEATETLLPLADRRDVTIETSGDITPTTGSPTLLLQLTTNLVHNAIVHNLPEQGTLWVTTTLRPESVVLTVENTGEQVTAERAATLTEPFQRGTERVHTDHAGVGLGLAIVKTITHAHNGTLTLTPRPAGGIRVTVELPATGAHTDAG